Proteins found in one Quercus robur chromosome 2, dhQueRobu3.1, whole genome shotgun sequence genomic segment:
- the LOC126715233 gene encoding probable polyol transporter 6: MQFLSTQKPETHHEDYHLLPDSESALPVETDLKNGRRRKGASHVVATEAESQKHKLLEGAPVQRKAYLNKYALGGAILASTNSILLGYDIGVMSGAVLYIRENLDISSTQIEILVGSLNVCSLIGSLASGKTSDWIGRRYTIILAAATFLIGALLMGLAPSFLFLMLGRVVAGIGVGYSLMIAPVYVAELSPALTRGFLTSLPEVFINVGILLGYIANYTLSGLPEHINWRLMLGLAALPAIAVALGVLAMPESPRWLVVKGRLSEARQVLIKTSETKEEAELRLAEIVKAASVFSTSPADSSSLGQAASSSNWRGQGVWKELLLRPSRPVRRILISAIGVNFFMQASGNDAVVYYSPEVFRGAGIHNKKQLVGVTVIMGIAKTFFVLVSALFLDRFGRRPLLLLGSAGMAISLAGLGLGSKYLEYSNGSPGWAIALCVVAVCAAVSFFSIGLGPITWVYSSEIFPLRLRAQGSSLAISVNRLVSGLVAMTFLSISREISFGGMFFALAGIMVVGTIFFYYYLPETKGKSLEEIEALFEDEVVENPKVLVS, from the exons ATGCAATTCCTTTCTACTCAGAAGCCAGAGACGCACCATGAGGACTACCACCTACTTCCTGATTCAGAATCTGCTTTGCCTGTAGAAACTGATCTGAAGAATgggagaagaaggaaaggagCATCACATGTGGTGGCCACTGAAGCTGAATCCCAAAAACACAAGCTCCTAGAAGGTGCTCCAGTTCAGAGAAAGGCTTATCTCAACAAATATGCACTTGGTGGTGCTATTTTGGCTTCTACAAACTCTATTTTATTGGGCTATG ACATTGGGGTAATGAGTGGTGCAGTGCTTTACATCAGGGAGAACCTCGATATTTCATCAACACAAATAGAGATCTTGGTGGGTTCTCTAAATGTGTGTTCTTTAATAGGATCACTAGCCTCAGGTAAGACTTCTGATTGGATTGGGAGGCGTTACACCATTATCCTAGCAGCAGCAACATTTCTAATAGGTGCGCTTCTTATGGGTCTCGCCCCATCGTTCCTGTTTCTTATGCTTGGAAGGGTTGTTGCTGGCATTGGTGTTGGCTACTCTCTTATGATTGCCCCAGTTTATGTAGCTGAGCTATCCCCAGCTCTAACACGAGGGTTTCTCACTTCCCTCCCTGAAGTCTTCATCAATGTTGGAATTCTGCTTGGTTACATTGCCAACTATACTTTATCAGGTCTCCCAGAGCACATAAATTGGAGACTAATGCTTGGACTTGCAGCGCTGCCCGCTATTGCTGTGGCACTAGGTGTATTGGCAATGCCAGAGTCACCAAGGTGGTTGGTTGTGAAAGGCAGGTTAAGTGAAGCAAGGCAAGTTTTGATCAAGACCTCAGAAACTAAAGAAGAAGCTGAACTGAGACTTGCAGAAATAGTGAAAGCTGCTTCCGTTTTTAGTACAAGCCCAGCTGATAGTTCCTCTTTGGGCCAAGCTGCTTCTTCAAGTAACTGGCGTGGACAAGGTGTTTGGAAAGAGTTATTGTTAAGACCATCTAGGCCCGTCCGCAGGATTCTCATATCTGCAATTGGGGTTAACTTTTTTATGCAAGCCTCTGGCAATGATGCAGTTGTGTATTACAGTCCAGAAGTGTTTAGGGGCGCTGGGATTCACAATAAGAAACAACTTGTAGGTGTTACAGTCATCATGGGTATTGCCAagactttttttgttttggtatcAGCCCTCTTCTTGGACAGGTTTGGTAGAAGGCCCCTATTGTTGTTAGGCTCAGCTGGCATGGCTATCTCACTAGCTGGGCTAGGCCTGGGCTCTAAGTATTTGGAGTATTCTAATGGCTCACCCGGCTGGGCGATTGCTTTGTGTGTGGTGGCTGTGTGCGCTgctgtttccttcttctctatTGGGCTAGGGCCCATAACGTGGGTTTACTCATCAGAGATTTTCCCATTGAGGTTGAGGGCCCAAGGTTCAAGCTTGGCTATATCAGTGAACAGGTTGGTGAGTGGGTTGGTGGCCATGACATTTCTAAGCATTTCTAGGGAGATATCATTTGGGGGAATGTTTTTTGCTCTTGCGGGAATAATGGTTGTGGGTACTATTTTCTTTTACTACTACTTGCCAGAAACGAAAGGAAAGAGCTTGGAAGAGATTGAGGCTCTCTTTGAGGATGAAGTTGTTGAGAACCCTAAAGTCCTTGTTTCTTAG